Proteins encoded in a region of the Marinobacter arenosus genome:
- a CDS encoding acyl-CoA thioesterase, producing the protein MSVPGNPVSTLTVPLRWGDMDAYGHANNTVYFRFFEEARIVWLTSLDLGGPEEPTGPVIIKTSATFLKELNHPATVVVETYADKAGNTSLDTYHVISDADTGDVYAEGYAKVVWFDRQTRTSTRLPDTLRALAAG; encoded by the coding sequence ATGTCAGTACCGGGTAATCCTGTCAGCACCCTCACAGTGCCGCTTCGCTGGGGCGACATGGACGCTTACGGCCATGCCAACAATACAGTGTATTTCCGTTTCTTCGAAGAAGCCCGGATTGTCTGGCTTACCTCACTGGATCTGGGTGGCCCCGAGGAGCCGACCGGACCGGTTATTATAAAGACCAGTGCAACATTTCTGAAGGAACTGAATCATCCGGCTACAGTGGTGGTGGAAACATACGCTGACAAGGCGGGGAATACCAGCCTGGACACGTACCACGTGATCTCAGACGCTGATACCGGAGACGTTTACGCGGAGGGTTACGCAAAGGTGGTCTGGTTCGATCGCCAGACCCGCACATCAACCCGCCTACCAGACACCCTAAGGGCGCTGGCAGCGGGTTAG